One Blastocatellia bacterium genomic window carries:
- a CDS encoding MoaD/ThiS family protein, giving the protein MNVRYSDKEFSFDHRMTARQLLERLGVLSETVVVTKNGEIVTEDEMLEVGDEVELIRVISGGAA; this is encoded by the coding sequence GTGAACGTCCGATACAGCGATAAGGAATTTTCATTCGATCACCGGATGACGGCGCGTCAGTTGTTGGAGCGGCTCGGTGTGCTGTCAGAAACTGTCGTCGTGACCAAGAACGGCGAGATCGTCACCGAAGATGAAATGCTGGAAGTCGGCGACGAGGTCGAATTGATCCGCGTTATATCAGGGGGCGCAGCATGA